The genomic stretch CACTCTGCTCGCTGCGGTTGCAGCCGTCAGCGCCCAGTCTTCTTCTGCCCCCGTCGTCGCCAACAACCCCTACGACGCCAGGTACCGCGCCGAGATCACGCCAAAGGCCGGCAAGGATCTATCTGTTGCCATCGAGGGCACCTCAATGCCTGACGGTCACGGTGTCAAGTTCGCCGTTGCCTTCAACGGATTGGTCGAAGCCGAGGGTCCCTTCACGTACCACATCCATGCCAAGCCCGTTCCCACTGACGGCAACTGCACGGGCACTGGCGCTCACTTGGACCCTTACAACCGCGGCGACACACCTCCGTGCGATGCCTCCAAGCCTGAGACATGCGAGCCTGGTGATCTAGCGGGAAAGCATGGCAAGGTCACTAAGGCGCAGTACTCGACCGAATACGTTGATATGTACTTGGCTACCAACCCCGCAGACCGGTCTTTTGTAAGATGCATTCTTCGCATTGCAACGTAATAAATCGTCTAACATGGCACAGTTCGGAAACCTGTCTATTGTTGTCCACCTTCCCAACAAGACGCGCATTGGCTGCGCCAACTTCACCATGGTCAACGCTGGTGTTGCTCTTCCCTCTCCCTCTGCTGGTTACGGCATGCCTCAGTCCAACTCTACTAGCATGGTTCCCTCGGGCACGACTGGTCTTCCCATGTCTCCTACTGCAACCACCACAAAGCCTGCTGAGTTCAGCGGCACTGCCACCAAGGTCGCTGGCGGTGCAGGTGCCCTGCTCGTCGCTGCCTTCGCCCTTGTCTTGTAGACGAGTAACTTGGCTTGCCAAACAGTGATTCCACGGACCACGGTTCCACAGGActtttcttctttttttTCTTGATACCAGATAGGCACCAAGTGCTTGATCGCTTTTTCTTCATTACCACGGATTTTAATGACGGGGGACTATTTTGACCTGTATATATGGGTATGATCACTTTATGGCTCTGATACGGAGGGTAAAAGGACGAGAACGAGAACGAGAACGGATTATGTATCAGAATGCCAATCTACATGCACAACTTTCTTAACCCGTAATGGCTAATGTGGTGGTGGCTTCGACAGACTGTCTATACACGTTGATCTTGTTGATGTAGAGGGGTTGTAGTGTGACTGTCATCATCCATCTTTGACACTGATGTGTTTCATCATTTGTTAACCTTTTGCCGGCAGCCCAACCCTGGCCCTTGTGTGTTTTGGATTTCTCCATAGTCTGCTGCCTCCAACACGTCATTGACAAATACATCAATCAGCTACAAGGAATCGATACATGACTCTACTCATATCTGACGGTGATAGACTTTAGCCATATCAACCCTATGCATCACTCAAGTCACTCCAACTAGTGCACTACAAGGTGGGTAGACTGCTCAGATACTGTGTACGAGCCAATCATACTCTTTCATATCATATATACTACACGAGGGTATCATTTCGATCTCAAGCCATCATCATGCTTGCCAATCATCTCTCTTCTCATATCCATTCCTGATCGGCATTCCCCCCAAACACAGAAAGCCGATCATACAGGCTCACTCAGACCAACGACCCCCACAGACAAAGGGAGCTGACCCTGTGTGGCCGAAGTCTTGCCAATAGTCTACTCCTCTTCGCTGTCAGGCTCTTCGACCTTGGAAGACTTTTTGAACTTGGGCTTGTCTTCAGCGAGTGAGATTTGCAGCCTACGCCGAGCGTACGACTTGCCCTGGTAGTCTTTCATGAAGTTCTCGGCTGATTCGAACTCGCGGAAGCGGACGGTGATGATGCCCTCGGGCTCCTTGTCGTACAGTGTACAGTTTGTAACCTCGCCGTACTTCTCGCCTGCCTCACGGAAATCTTCCTTGATATCAAGAATGGcttcgtcgtcttcttcaAGTTCTTTCAACGTGAAGACATGCTTGACAATGGCAACCTTGGCCCACTTGTTCTTCTTCGGAGCAAAGGCCGCGGCGACTTCTTCTTCGTTGTCGGACCACTCATTGAGTTTACTGTACGATGATTAGTAATGGTACAGAGCGTTGAACAGGACATGCACTCACCGGTTCAGTTCCTGCCGATTACGTTCTGAAGCCTTCCTATCTTTACGAGTTAGCTTTGACGCGATCTTATCTCCGTCTTTCTCTTTCTTGTGGTCAATATTGGCGGGTTCGACTCGGATGTTGCCGTTGCTATAGTCTCCAGGGCGAAGAACGTAATCGTCCATCATCTTGATAGCGTTGACAATGGCCTCCTTCTTGAAGTATACAATCATTGCGTTGCCGGTGAATTTTCCAGTCTCCTCGTCATTGTACATCTTGATACGTGACTGGCCGTCGGCACCCTTGTCGATGATACCGAACCTGGAAAACTCGTCCTCAAGCTCCTTGAAGGTAGTGTCGGGAGGTAGATTGGTGATCCAGATAGCTTTGTTCTCCATAACTTTTGCCTTCTTTTTTGTCTGTGTCTTGTTAGCTAGTGGCTCGCGTGGGAAGTGAGAGGTGCTTCTCACCTCTGGCTCCATGGTAGCCTTGCGTTTCTTGCTGTTGACTGCTGACTGATTGTCGGGCACATCCGAGGTAGGCGAGCCCGAGCGACGGCCTTGGCCCATCTCTTCCATGAAATCCTCGAGGTCACTCATTCTGGCTGATGATGACACCGGAGTCGACAGTATGTAAGTAGAGCGGGGATGCGGCTGGGCGCAGGCGGAACACAGTCTTTTTCTGACTGAGCAGGCGGTACGGGTGCCTACTGAGAGGACCCTATGCCGAAAAGTCTCGGGCAGCGTTCTGTGATCCTGGTGCACGCTAGAGGTCCACTGTGACGCTGTGTCTTGGAATACAGCGAGCTTGGTGTTGCCGGCAGAAAAGTTAGGCGGTGTAGTGGAGGATCAACGCGCTGTTGACACGCTACGGTGCAACAATGTTCCGGTGCCGATGCTGGTGCCGGTAACTACCGTGGTTTTGCCGAGGCTGAACGCCTGTCACGCCTTTGGGAGTGGTGAGAACAACTTGCGTAGTAGCTGTTGGATCGCCATGTTTTGTTAGTCTCTCTGAAGGGCAAGCCTCCTACTGCCGCCATGCTCGTTTAGAGGGCGCGGATGGACCTACACAGCGCTGGGCGAAATGTATAGGACGCAAGGGTCGATGGGGTGACAGTTTGGACCGTTGCCGTTTCGTGAGGTTTGGTGCGGAGAATGAAGGAGGATCGATAGAGGCAGGGAGTGGTCATGCACAACGCTGAACGCTTCGGGCTTTAGTTAGTGCGGAGCTCAGCTTTCCTTCCTAACTGTCCGATCGCCAGCTCCGCATGTGCAGTCTCAGGGATCAGGCACTACCTCCCGATTAGGCGCTATGTGCGCTAAACCCGACATCCGAAGCATTCAGTGTAGGACACACGAGACCTCCTACGCATCGAGAAACTTTCTTGTTTACTGCGCCCCACACCAATAATATATATAAGCAGAACATGTAGCCATCGGAGCTCGGTAATAGTCGCTTCTTGTTCGCATACGCACACCAAACTGATACTATGTCTTTAGTCAATATCCTCCTCAGACCCAACATGCGGGACCCTCTCCCGGCCCCATCACAGCTCGTACAGGCCAGTAAACCTTTCGCCGACAAGCTAAGCTTGAGCACACTCCCCTACCACGTGCATGAGGTTCTCCTCGGCTTCTTGGGATACCATTTCATCCTCTACGTACTTTCGCCAACCGTTTCACGCCTCGTCATCCCGAAGATCTATGCCGGCTTCAACAGGCGCACACAACTGAATTGGGATATCCACTGGGTTTCTTTGATTCAGTCGGTCTTCATATGCGCCGCCGCATTATGGGTCATTTTTAAGGATGAGCAAAGGCACGAGATGGACTGGAGGGGTAGGCTGTGGGGTTACACCCCAGCGAGTGGCATGGTACAAGGCTTTGCGGCTGGTTACTTCCTGTGGGATCTGCAAATCTCAACCCAGTACATCAGCATCGCTGGAGTTAGCTCGCTGATCCATGCCATCGGTGCTCTGGCCGTGACCTGTATCGGCTTTGTATGTTTCGAGCACTCCTTACGATCGAATATGCTGACTTTCCGCTAGAAACCATTTGGAAACTACTACGGCCTCTCCTTTGTCCTCTACGAACTGTCCACGCCCTTCCTCAACATCCACTGGTTCTGCGACAAGCTTGGAATGACTGGCTCAAAGCTACAACTCTACAACGGCATCGCCCTCCTAGTGACTTTCTTTGGCTGCCGCATCGTATGGGGAACATACCAGTCGATTATGATCTACTCGGACATATACAAGGCGTTGACCATCCCGCAAGCCCAACTCATGAGCTCCATGTTCGACACCGAGAAATGCGGCGGGAACACGAACAGCAGTATGGGACTTGACGAATCTGGAAGCTGCGCAATGGGTGACTTGCCCATGTGGTTGGTCTGCGTATACTTGATTGGGAACACAGCACTGAGTATGCTGAACTTTTTCTGGTTCACGCAGATGATCAAGGCCGTGAGGAAGAGATTCATACCAGCGGAAGAGACCCCAGCAAAGAAGAATCAGTGAGCTCTGCGTCAAGACATGGGGCATGAAATCAAGATGGGGGCATAATAATGGACCTGGTGTTTAGGAATGGCGTTTTCTCCGGCTGTCTGATGGGATATAATGGAACGGCGGCCAGAGAGTGATACCCACCATCATTTTGTTTTCTTTACGCATACGTATGTTCACAATGAATTCAACTTGTTCCCTTCGAGAATCATGCTAGCAAATTCAACATGGCTATGATTAAAATGATGCATTTACAATGTTATGTCCAGAATAGGGTAAAACCCGCGGCCCCACACACTTGACACCTCCCGACTTGATTAATCATAACTTGGAGCCATCTCCAACACTCATCTTGCCCACCTCTTCCCTAAGAACCTTTCTCATTTCCCCGGCCATCTTTGAGCCATCTTCATCATCCAGATCATCGCGCTGACCACGACCAAACATTGTCCAGCTCTTGTTCTTGATTTCTGGCATCGTCTCTGGGCGCGGTATAATGTGAAAGTGTACATGTGGTACTACCTGGGCGGCTCTTGCTCCTACAGGACGTTAGCAGAGTGAAAATTTATGGATTGGTTGGATAGGAAGACAATTGAAAATCAATAACAACAATGTTGTAATGCTATTGAAACAGCCTATGAAGTAAGTGGAAAATGTGTAACACATTTTGACATAAAAGCGAAACAGCAGGCTCCATATGTAAAAATGGAGTCGACACGGTAAGGAGATAAGCTTACCGTTATTTTGTACAATGTTGTAATCTGTCACACCCGTCACTTTGGCCACTGTCCTGGCAAGTAATGGTAACCAGAAGCCTTGATTCTGTTAGCCATGTATTTCTCGATGACAGATAAACCATGTTTTCATAATACATGGGAAAACTTGCCAATCTCTCTACTCTCCACAGCACCCATGTCAGCAACCTTGACTTTGTGTTGGCGCGTAGTGACGAGCAAATGTCCTGTATTCCCCACAGTTAGTCAGCATCTGTATCTCAACCACATACGAATGTAATCATCGTCTTCAACTAGAAGGTATAGTGAGTGTGAAAGACTACAAACTCACCGCCCGTCATGGGAAGAATATCCAAAAAAGCAACAACATCCCGACTCCTGAGTACCACAAAACTGCTCGGACTAGTCTTATCAGGCGCACTCTCTTCGTCATCTGGTATGCATGAAGCCAACTCGGCATTCCTTGTGATGCTGCTACCCGCCCATAGGTGTGGCGTTGAGCGTTGGGTTGGACTTGGAAAAGGAAACGCAGCAGCGATATTGCAAAAAGGACATGTTTCCGGCGGGTAGTGAAGATCTGTTTCCTGCATGATGCTTGATTGCGCTCGAGTAATGTATAGGTATTAGTATGATATGACCAGGGCACGTTATAGCAGCAACAACCGTGTCTAATCCCCCGACGTAATGTTTGATGCGCAGAGTATAAGCGGAGACAATTGGGAACAAGGAATATAGGAGCTGCGAAAAGATGGGGTACCCGCAATAACGTGGACTGTTCGGCAGCTGTAAGTGAACGGCGCGCGATGTGCACTTCCCATGATTGTTTGTCTACACCAATAAGGCTAGTGTCGATTTCGACGACGTGCAAGAGCCGAGGTAGATCGCAGGAGCTTGGACGGCTGGGAAGGCGCGGCTGATCGTGATGCCGTGAGGCGGACGTGGCAGGTAGGCGCCCTTTGCTTTGTTTTACCCGTACCAAGGAACACGGCGCTTGAAACTGCGGGCGTGACGTACCGTGTACATTTCGAGTTTTGAGCGCGCACGCGTTCGTGCTTGGCCTGTACGTGTCGTGGTGGGTCTGTGGCTTGCGAAGACGTGACATGGCTGGGGGCTGCATCGCAGTGTCGCGCACATACATGTACATGACGCTGCACTCAGTCAAGTTTGGAAACGGTTGCAATACACCATTGAACATTTTGCTCCATTTTACGCGAAACAGTGCGTAAATACAATACTCATACACACTGGGAGCTACTTCACATTCGTTGTCCCAAGGACGATATTCCCACTCCACACCACTTCCAGATCCACCAAGGAATAGCCTCTCCCATATCACACCATTCATGGTATATCGACCGCTAATGTTATGAGCGAGTATCCAGAGCCGCTATCAGAGAAATGAAGTTAAAGTGATGTGGAAAGGCAAGCACCTTTATTGCGCCTCCGTGGATGGCTCATAAACGCCGGGACTCCGTTCCAAAGTACGACAGAAACCCAAACAGGAAACGAACAACCAGCTTATGTCCCTTGTATTAAACGCCGACCGGAACATGGTAATAGCCAAGATGCAAACATGAATGGCTGGCTGGATGCAATCGTAAATTTTTGCTCCCGGTCGATACCCACACCTTATCAGCCTCTATTCGTTGCACGTTGCCGAAAAGAAATAGCTTTGCGACTCCTGAGCCAGAGACCGGGAGTGCTTGGTCTTGGAAGGTACAACAGGTTCTTCTTCAAGGGCGTTACCATAAGCGGAAACGTAGTCCTTAGCCCACTTGCGCAATACGATAGATGCTATTTCATGTTAGCGAAGCTATGGGAAGACGGATGTAGAGGATGGCTTACCCTTCAGGAACTTCTTGCTGGCATACTTCTTGAAGAAGGCTTCGTGAACAACAGGACCAGAAAGGTAGTCAATCATCAGCTGCAGAACAGGCTGGATCTCCTCCTCGGTGTAACCAGCATAGTGTGTAAGGGTGGCATCCTAGAGAAGTTAGTTAATTGCGAGCTATGTAAATGACATGGAGAACTTACCCAAGGGCCACGCTCGAGGACAAGACGAGAAAGGTACatagcagcagcagcaaccTGGCTCGGGGGGTGGGCGAGGAAACGGTGAGTCTACAAGCCAGCCGAGGAAACGGTGGTCTAGGCAGCCGATCTCTAGAAGATACTTGCCCAATGTGCGGGTCTGGATGTCGTAGTTGTCTGCTTTTGATATCCGTCGGAGGAAGTTCATGGGGTTAGGGTAGCTTAGGTCGTAGTTCAGGGCAGCAAGCACGAAGCGCTCCGCACTGAGAATTTCCTCCTCTGTGAAGCCATCGTCTGCAACGTGTCGGAAGTTCTGTACATGGGGCGATAGAACTTCTTCGTACTTGGAGGCGATGAACATAGCGGTGACACCAACCAACTGGAGACGGTCGAGTTGAACGATCTTAGCAGAGAGGAAACGGTCGATGATGTTGACAGCGAGAAACAGTGTCTCAGGGAGAAGACGGAAGCGAGTATGGACTTCAAGTAGCCAGTCGACGAGAATACCACGCATCTTCCACTCCAGCTCAGTTTGGCTGTCCATGTAGTCGGGGTTGGCCATGGTTGCAATCTCCAACTCCTTCAAGTACTCGAAAATTTCGACAACGTACTCGGAGACCATCAATGGGTCATCAACATCCTCCTTGTCTAGATCAGGGCCATCATAGAAAACTTCGGTGACTGGTGCCTCGACCTCCTTCTTGGTACCATTGACCTGCTTGGCTTCTTTGACCTCCTTGACCTCCTTGACATCCGGTTCAGGAACGTTCTCCTTTGGCTCGACAttctcttcctcgtcgtcatcttCCTCCTCGACCTTCTCTTCCTTGGGCTCCTCTTTAGGCTCTTCCTTGAGCGGCTTCGCGGCCTGTGTCACGCGCTTCTTGGCTGGCGCACCGGAGATACCGTTGCCGCTAGCTTGGCGCTTCTTTAGCTCCGATGTGTTCTTGTCCTTGGGCTCAAGGATAGAACGCGTTGTGTTCGCTCGTGATTGCTTCTGGACCTTTGTGGGTTGTGCAGCTTTTGAGAGTTGGCCCTTGGTCGCCAACGTCTTCTTTCCGTCCTTTGCGCCAGCACCTAGGGCGTCCGTCTTTGTGACGTTGCTGACATCACCAAGTGCGGCACGCTTGCGCGTCGCAGCACCGGCGAGCGTGGCGGTTGACTTTTTCGTTTGTAGAGCCTTCTTGGGGACGTCGGCGGCAGACTCAGTCGCGCCCAAGTTGGCGGCCTTTGCACGCGTCAAGCGTGTCGTAGTGGCATTCTCATCATTTTCATTCGTCACGGCACGTTGCCTGAGGGCTCTAGCCTGTGGAGACGTGTTAGTAAGCGGGTTTGGAGATGAACTAGTCTCGTGTCTCGATGGGGTAAGACGGGACGAGAAGACGGAAAGGGCGACAACGTACTGCTGGAGGCATTGCAAGCAATATTATGTATGCTATTGAAAGCTAGAGAGGTATTGAAGTCGTCGAGTATATCTGTAGTGGGTAATGGCGGATGTAGGACTTGTTTTGATACACTATTTGATGAGTTAGCAAAGGGCCGATGGAGCGTGTAATAGCGCGTGCGAGCGGAGAAGGGCTTAACAACACAAGCGCATCAACGGCCGTGGCATGCAGGCAGGCGGCTGCGAGAGGGAACCACGGTCGATGGTCGCGAATGCTGGCTGGCGACCCTGACACGCTCGATGGGGAGTGACAGCGAAGGTGACGTGACAGGTGAGGTAGAAAACGAACCCTTGGAGCGCGAGTGGAGTGAGGATTGCGCGGACGGAGTAAAGGACCGGCTACAATAAGTACAGGAAAGGTGGAGTCGGGGCGAGGGGAGTGGTGCACCAAGGTGTGTTGTGGGAAGCAGAGGGTATGTTGTGTGTTTTGAGCGAGGGCAGGCTAGCTTGGCCTTCCACGTCCCACGCGCCAAAATCGCACTTCAAGGCTGGCAGAGCGCAACAGTGCACGCCCCACAGGCGCGTATGCAAACTTACCTAAGAGAACCCCGAGCCCCAACGCGTAAATGTGACGGTGATACACGGTGAGTGGCGGGCAGAAATCAGATGTGCGTAAATCAGAGTGTGGAAAGTGCAGCGCAGTGAAGGAACGTAGAAGGAGTCGTGATGGGGGGGAAAGAGGGCAGACACACGTTGTTGCTGGGACATCGCGCCTGCTGCACCTAGCAAGGAAGGCGCAACCTTGGTCCCGCTAGTCCGCTTCCGGCCAATATGACAAGGGCTAGCCACTTGCGGCATCACTGTCTGAGAATTATTCGTGACATGTCCGGCACCGGCAGCTGCACGCCAACCCGCCGAAGCTCATTGCCCGCCATTGAAGCATCCAAGGCCCTTGGGCTCATCACGACACCATGTTGCAGCCACGGATATGTCGATTCCAGCCCTCGCGCCTGGGTAGGGCCCTTCTGAGTGCCCGCACCTACGCCCAAGCCATCGATATCCAACCTCCGCCATCGATTCAGCCTACGGTTGCTGCGGACACGGGCGTGCTGAAACAAGAGGGATCGCGAAAAGAAAAGTTTATCCCATTGCGGACGTACAAGCCTAGGACTCCCGGTCTGCGTCATCTCAAGCGGCCCGTAAACGACCACCTGTGGAAAGGACGACCGTATCTCAGTCTCACGATTGCACGCAAAGGTCAGCACCTCGGAGGCAGGAACAACACAGGGAGAGTCACGGTGAGGCATAGAGGTGGCGGACACAAGCGGAGAATACGCATTGTCGACTACAAGCGGTACCTGCCTGGCAAGCATGTTGTGGACAGGATCGAATATGATCCCAACCGGAGCGCTCATCTAGCTCTCGTCACCCGTGTGGCTACTGGCGAAAAGTCGTACATTGTTGCTGCAGATGGAATGCGGGCAGGCGATGTGGTAGAGAGCTACAGGACCGGTATTCCCAAGGAGTTGATTGCCAGCATGGGCGGTGGTATCGATCCAGGTATGCTGGCCGCAAAAACTGCAGCCCGTGGCAACTGTCTCCCCATTCACATGGTGCCGCTTGGTTCGCAAGTCTTCAATGTTGGTTCCAAGAACCAGGGTGGGGGTGTCTTTTGCCGAAGCGCGGGCACGTATGCCATCATTGTGAACAAGGAGGAGGTTGAAAAGGGCAACAACACAGCCATCAGGCATGTTATCATTCGGCTGCAGAGTGGTGAGATTCGCAAGGTCAGCGCAGATGCATGCTGTACCATTGGTGTAGCCAGCAATCCTCAAGCACACTTTACATCTCTCGGAAAGGCTGGACGTTCACGGTGGCTGGGAAGGCGACCCGAAGTTCGTGGTCTCGCCATGAACGCAGGTCAGTACTCAGGTCAGCCTCGTCATGATTCGCAGTGTGCTAACACTTCGCAGCCGACCATCCTCACGGTGGTGGTCGTGGTAAATCAAAGGGTAATGTCCACCCCGTCAGCCCATGGGGAACTCCAGCAAAGGGAGGCTACAAGACGAGGCACAAGAGGAACAAACATACCTTCCTCGTTCAAGATCGGCCGCGTAACCAAGGAAAGCGCAGGTCCAAGTAGATTCACATTGGATGTATTATATCATGCTGTATCATATTTCAGTTACATGACACCTGCCTATGAATATGCATGAGTAGGCTAGCTAGAAGTCTTCAATCGCTCGACAAGGTCAAACACTGAGGCAGAGTATTCAGGGTCCGCGAGACGCCAACGAGCGTGAATAGTGGTTCGGCCAAATTCTCGGCTGTACTTACTTGACCCTGGGCATGTTCGGCTACGCTCGATCCATGACGCCATGTATCTTCCCGCACTCCCTACGACGGCCAGAACAGTCGTCTGCCTTGCGTAATCATGATCATGTTACTGCGGTCATGCATTGCAAGTTGTTAGGGCTGACGAGGCCAGCTCTCGTTGGTCCGTTTGTTTCGGAAACACTTGAGGCAATGTTGAGGGATGTTACCTTCAGCTGAATTGCGACTACTAACGCCTAATTGAGACAAGATATTGCGCGTAGATCGGTCGCATCTTCATCTGTCTAGGGCTAGAACAAAGTCCCGCATGCAGTTGGTGAATGCGCAGCTGCACAACAGACTCTACTTACAGGCACATGTTGACATGTTGAGAACAGAACACCGCCATGTGCCAGAGACCAGCGCATAGGAAATGCCGGGCTGGGCAAGGAATCCGACAAGTCCGATGGAGACGAACGGAGGTTTCTCTACGGCGATCCCGATCTTCGCGAGATGCGCAGTCATTGGGCCCCGAGGCTTCGTGTTGCAGCCATGCATCACGACGCTCAAGCCTCATGGCACCACGCATGGTGAATGGCCGGCCCTGCAGATAGAGGCCACTCGGCTCGGCACAGCCCAGCTACGTTCTCATTCCATTCTCTTCTGTTAACCATGCAGTGTTAAGGTCCGGTGGTGACCAGTATCGTTCTGCGCCAATTTTACGTGCGTACTGAACAAGGCCTGTTCACATGCGTTCAACATCTCTCTATCTTGCAACGATACCCCAGGCATaagccaccgtgatactgCCGACGTGAGTCTGACTTGGTGCTCCACAATCGTATCATAAGTAGTGTCTGTCTTAAGCCTCCCCACTCCGTTCACCTGTGCTTACGCGGGGGATTCTGTAATCCACGGCGCATTCCCCATACCTCTCGGACAA from Pyrenophora tritici-repentis strain M4 chromosome 1, whole genome shotgun sequence encodes the following:
- a CDS encoding mitochondrial 54S ribosomal protein uL2m, coding for MLQPRICRFQPSRLGRALLSARTYAQAIDIQPPPSIQPTVAADTGVLKQEGSRKEKFIPLRTYKPRTPGLRHLKRPVNDHLWKGRPYLSLTIARKGQHLGGRNNTGRVTVRHRGGGHKRRIRIVDYKRYLPGKHVVDRIEYDPNRSAHLALVTRVATGEKSYIVAADGMRAGDVVESYRTGIPKELIASMGGGIDPGMLAAKTAARGNCLPIHMVPLGSQVFNVGSKNQGGGVFCRSAGTYAIIVNKEEVEKGNNTAIRHVIIRLQSGEIRKVSADACCTIGVASNPQAHFTSLGKAGRSRWLGRRPEVRGLAMNAADHPHGGGRGKSKGNVHPVSPWGTPAKGGYKTRHKRNKHTFLVQDRPRNQGKRRSK
- a CDS encoding TRAM-LAG1-CLN8 domain containing protein, with amino-acid sequence MRDPLPAPSQLVQASKPFADKLSLSTLPYHVHEVLLGFLGYHFILYVLSPTVSRLVIPKIYAGFNRRTQLNWDIHWVSLIQSVFICAAALWVIFKDEQRHEMDWRGRLWGYTPASGMVQGFAAGYFLWDLQISTQYISIAGVSSLIHAIGALAVTCIGFKPFGNYYGLSFVLYELSTPFLNIHWFCDKLGMTGSKLQLYNGIALLVTFFGCRIVWGTYQSIMIYSDIYKALTIPQAQLMSSMFDTEKCGGNTNSSMGLDESGSCAMGDLPMWLVCVYLIGNTALSMLNFFWFTQMIKAVRKRFIPAEETPAKKNQ
- a CDS encoding HIT family hydrolase (Hit, Diadenosine tetraphosphate (Ap4A) hydrolase and other HIT family hydrolase), giving the protein MQETDLHYPPETCPFCNIAAAFPFPSPTQRSTPHLWAGSSITRNAELASCIPDDEESAPDKTSPSSFVVLRSRDVVAFLDILPMTGVEDDDYIRFWLPLLARTVAKVTGVTDYNIVQNNGARAAQVVPHVHFHIIPRPETMPEIKNKSWTMFGRGQRDDLDDEDGSKMAGEMRKVLREEVGKMSVGDGSKL
- a CDS encoding RNA-binding protein (RRM domain); the protein is MSDLEDFMEEMGQGRRSGSPTSDVPDNQSAVNSKKRKATMEPETKKKAKVMENKAIWITNLPPDTTFKELEDEFSRFGIIDKGADGQSRIKMYNDEETGKFTGNAMIVYFKKEAIVNAIKMMDDYVLRPGDYSNGNIRVEPANIDHKKEKDGDKIASKLTRKDRKASERNRQELNRKLNEWSDNEEEVAAAFAPKKNKWAKVAIVKHVFTLKELEEDDEAILDIKEDFREAGEKYGEVTNCTLYDKEPEGIITVRFREFESAENFMKDYQGKSYARRRLQISLAEDKPKFKKSSKVEEPDSEEE
- a CDS encoding Cyclin, translated to MPPAARALRQRAVTNENDENATTTRLTRAKAANLGATESAADVPKKALQTKKSTATLAGAATRKRAALGDVSNVTKTDALGAGAKDGKKTLATKGQLSKAAQPTKVQKQSRANTTRSILEPKDKNTSELKKRQASGNGISGAPAKKRPKENVPEPDVKEVKEVKEAKQVNGTKKEVEAPVTEVFYDGPDLDKEDVDDPLMVSEYVVEIFEYLKELEIATMANPDYMDSQTELEWKMRGILVDWLLEVHTRFRLLPETLFLAVNIIDRFLSAKIVQLDRLQLVGVTAMFIASKYEEVLSPHVQNFRHVADDGFTEEEILSAERFVLAALNYDLSYPNPMNFLRRISKADNYDIQTRTLGKYLLEIGCLDHRFLGWLVAAAAMYLSRLVLERGPWDATLTHYAGYTEEEIQPVLQLMIDYLSGPVVHEAFFKKYASKKFLKASIVLRKWAKDYVSAYGNALEEEPVVPSKTKHSRSLAQESQSYFFSATCNE
- a CDS encoding SodC, Cu-Zn superoxide dismutase — translated: MHFSAITLLAAVAAVSAQSSSAPVVANNPYDARYRAEITPKAGKDLSVAIEGTSMPDGHGVKFAVAFNGLVEAEGPFTYHIHAKPVPTDGNCTGTGAHLDPYNRGDTPPCDASKPETCEPGDLAGKHGKVTKAQYSTEYVDMYLATNPADRSFFGNLSIVVHLPNKTRIGCANFTMVNAGVALPSPSAGYGMPQSNSTSMVPSGTTGLPMSPTATTTKPAEFSGTATKVAGGAGALLVAAFALVL